A DNA window from Loxodonta africana isolate mLoxAfr1 chromosome 7, mLoxAfr1.hap2, whole genome shotgun sequence contains the following coding sequences:
- the LOC135231880 gene encoding olfactory receptor 5L2-like: MVEENCTVVTEFILPGLSDIPELRVFLFLFFLLIYDITGVGNLGMIALIQVSSQLHTPVYFFLSHLSFVDFCYSTIIVPKMLANIINKDKAISFLECMVQFYLFCAYGLTEVNLLAVMSYDRFVAICSPLLFMVIMSQKLHVELMSGCYLCGTVCSLMHLCLVLEIPSYRSNMINHYFCDLLPLLSLACSDVSMNELLLHIVATANEIITIVVILTSYLFILITILRMRSAEGRCRAFSTCASHFTAIVVFHVTILFVYCSPSSGNILDTDKIATVFYTAVIPMLNPLIYSLRNKDVKEAFRKVMGSKKHTLLE; this comes from the exons ATGGTGGAGGAAAACTGCACCGTGGTGACAGAGTTCATTCTCCCCGGACTATCAGACATCCCAgagctgagagtcttcctcttcctGTTTTTCCTTCTAATCTATGACATCACAGGTGTGGGCAACTTGGGCATGATCGCACTGATTCAGGTCAGCAGTCAGCTTCACACCCCcgtgtactttttcctcagccacttATCCTTTGTGGATTTCTGTTACTCCACAATCATTGTGCCTAAGATGCTGGCCAATATCATAAACAAGGACAAAGCCATTTCTTTCCTGGAATGCATGGTGCAATTCTATTTGTTTTGTGCTTATGGACTCACTGAGGTTAACTTGCTGGCTGTGATGTCCTACGACCGCTTTGTGGCCATCTGCAGCCCACTGCTGTTCATGGTCATCATGTCCCAGAAGCTCCATGTGGAGCTGATGTCTGGCTGCTACCTGTGTGGAACAGTGTGTTCTCTGATGCACTTGTGTTTAGTTCTTGAGATCCCATCCTATCGATCGAATATGATTAATCATTACTTCTGTGATCTACTTCCTCTCTTATCTCTTGCCTGTTCTGATGTCTCTATGAATGAATTGCTTTTGCACATTGTGGCCACTGCCAATGAGATCATCACCATTGTGGTCATCCTCACCTCCTACTTGTTTATTCTCATCACCATCCTGAGGATGCGCTCTGCAGAGGGAAGGTGCAGAGCGTTTTCCACCTGTGCTTCCCACTTCACAGCCATCGTTGTCTTTCATGTAACAATTCTTTTTGTTTACTGCAGTCCCAGTTCAGGCAACATTCTGGATACAGACAAGATAGCCACGGTGTTCTACACTGCAGTGATTCCCATGCTGAACCCcctgatctacagcctgaggaacaaggaTGTGAAAGAAGCTTTCAGGAAAGTGATGGGAT ctaagaagcacactcttctggagtaa
- the LOC100658819 gene encoding olfactory receptor 5L1-like — protein MNQKNCTKVTEFILLGLSDIPELRVFLFLLFLLIYGVTVLGNLGMIAVIQVSSQLHTPMYFFLSHLSFVDFCYSTAVVPKMLDNIVNKDKAISFVGCTVQFYLFCTCVVTEVTLLAVMAYDRFLAICNPLLYVVIMSQKLRVELVSGCYLCGTVCSLMHLCLAVEIPSYRSSVINHYFCDLPLLLTLACSDVSMNELLLFIVATVNEIGTIVIILTSYLFIFITILRMHSAEGRYKAFSTCASHLTAIVVFHGTILFIYCRPSSGKSLDKEKVATVFYTVVIPMLNPLIYSLRNKDVKEAIRKMVAPKIFFF, from the coding sequence ATGAACCAGAAAAACTGCACCAAGGTGACAGAGTTCATTCTCCTTGGATTATCAGACATCCCGgagctgagagtcttcctctttctacTGTTCCTTCTAATTTATGGAGTCACGGTATTGGGTAACCTGGGCATGATAGCAGTGATTCAGGTCAGCTCTCAGcttcacacccccatgtactttttcctcagccacttGTCCTTTGTGGATTTCTGCTACTCCACCGCTGTTGTGCCTAAGATGCTGGACAATATCGTAAACAAGGACAAAGCCATTTCTTTTGTGGGGTGTACTGTACAGTTCTACTTGTTTTGCACATGTGTGGTCACAGAGGTCACACTGTTGGCcgtaatggcctatgaccggtTTTTGGctatctgcaacccactgctgtACGTGGTCATCATGTCCCAGAAGCTCCGTGTAGAGCTGGTGTCTGGCTGCTACCTGTGTGGAACAGTGTGTTCTCTGATGCACTTGTGTTTAGCTGTTGAAATTCCATCCTATCGATCAAGTGTGATTAACCACTACTTCTGTGATCTACCCCTTCTCTTAACTCTTGCCTGCTCTGATGTTTCTATGAATGAACTGCTACTGtttattgtagccactgtcaaTGAGATCGGCACCATTGTGATAATCCTCACCTCCTACTTGTTTATTTTCATCACCATTCTGAGGATGCACTCTGCAGAGGGACGGTACAAAGCCTTTTctacctgtgcctcccacctcacAGCCATCGTTGTCTTCCATGGAACAATCCTTTTCATTTATTGCCGGCCTAGTTCAGGCAAGAGTTTGGACAAAGAAAAGGTAGCCACAGTGTTCTACACTGTAGTGATTCCCATGCTGAACCCCCTGATCTATAGCctgaggaacaaagatgtgaaGGAAGCTATCAGGAAAATGGTGGcccccaaaatattttttttttaa